A single genomic interval of Malania oleifera isolate guangnan ecotype guangnan chromosome 11, ASM2987363v1, whole genome shotgun sequence harbors:
- the LOC131167268 gene encoding WRKY transcription factor 44 isoform X1 — MEIKEAERIVIAKPVASRPTCSSFRSFSELLAGAINASPSNACSETAVPAIRPKTMRFKPVLKRAPVGVVSSQAEITEAACCSANKVLKQDSKSTVVYKPLAKLVSKTTASFLANLGNSSHQQALAHVEALAQHPNEDKHHLGTHLTSNRHPNNPPLAEIDQIVQPSKVAMQNLEDDQKHLPPTTNGDRPSYDGYNWRKYGQKQVKGSEFPRSYYKCTHPNCPVKKKVERSLDGQIAEIVYKGEHNHSKPQPPKRNSSGAQAQGFVLDGTGQDTSKTLNNNTNERNEGSEGGVENLNDIGLSSHSTYAGKAQLSYDPVSTGAPNAGVGNSENSCGLSGDCEEGSKEADDDEPNSKRRKSESQSNEAVASGEGVQEPRIVVQSSTDSEILGDGFRWRKYGQKVVKGNPYPRSYYRCTSLKCNVRKHVERASDDPRAFITTYEGKHNHDMPMRTTNHVASEPDLQAPAN, encoded by the exons ATGGAGATTAAAGAGGCTGAGAGGATAGTAATTGCTAAGCCAGTGGCTTCAAGACCAACTTGTTCCAGTTTTAGGTCCTTCTCAGAGCTCCTTGCAGGTGCCATCAATGCATCTCCCTCTAATGCATGCTCTGAGACAGCAGTTCCTGCCATTAGACCAAAAACAATGAGGTTCAAGCCAGTACTAAAACGTGCTCCAGTTGGGGTGGTTTCTTCCCAG GCTGAGATCACTGAAGCAGCTTGCTGTTCAGCGAATAAAGTTTTGAAACAAGACAGCAAATCCACTGTGGTGTACAAACCCTTGGCAAAGCTTGTATCTAAGACAACTGCTTCTTTCTTGGCTAATCTG GGTAATTCCAGTCATCAGCAAGCACTAGCACATGTTGAGGCCCTTGCTCAACATCCAAACGAAGATAAACACCATCTTGGAACCCACCTGACCTCTAATCGTCATCCTAATAATCCACCATTAGCAGAAATTGATCAAATAGTTCAGCCCTCAAAGGTTGCAATGCAGAATTTGGAAGATGATCAGAAACATTTGCCACCCACAACCAATGGGGATCGGCCTTCTTATGATGGTTATAATTGGAGGAAGTATGGGCAAAAGCAAGTTAAAGGAAGTGAGTTTCCACGAAGTTATTATAAATGCACTCACCCAAATTGTCCTGTGAAGAAGAAAGTGGAAAGATCACTTGATGGCCAGATAGCTGAAATTGTCTATAAGGGTGAGCACAACCATTCAAAGCCTCAGCCTCCCAAGAGAAATTCATCAGGGGCACAAGCGCAGGGATTTGTATTGGATGGGACTGGTCAAGATACAAGCAAGACATTAAATAACAATACCAATGAGAGGAATGAAGGCTCTGAAGGTGGAGTGGAAAATCTGAATGATATAGGATTATCTTCCCATTCAACTTATGCAGGAAAAGCTCAATTATCATACGATCCTGTTTCAACAGGGGCACCTAATGCTGGTGTTGGAAATTCTGAAAATTCATGTGGTCTTAGTGGAGACTGTGAGGAAGGAAGCAAAGAGGCAGATGATGATGAGCCCAACAGTAAGCGAAG GAAAAGTGAGAGTCAATCCAATGAAGCAGTCGCATCTGGGGAAGGTGTACAAGAGCCTCGCATTGTTGTGCAGAGTTCAACCGATTCTGAAATTTTAGGAGATGGTTTTCGCTGGAGAAAATATGGGCAGAAGGTTGTGAAAGGAAATCCATATCCCAG AAGTTATTATAGATGCACCAGTCTAAAGTGCAATGTACGGAAGCATGTGGAAAGGGCATCAGATGATCCCAGAGCTTTCATCACTACGTATGAGGGAAAACATAATCATGACATGCCAATGAGGACCACAAATCATGTGGCATCTGAACCAGATTTACAGGCCCCTGCTAATTAA
- the LOC131167268 gene encoding WRKY transcription factor 44 isoform X2, translated as MEIKEAERIVIAKPVASRPTCSSFRSFSELLAGAINASPSNACSETAVPAIRPKTMRFKPVLKRAPVGVVSSQAEITEAACCSANKVLKQDSKSTVVYKPLAKLVSKTTASFLANLGNSSHQQALAHVEALAQHPNEDKHHLGTHLTSNRHPNNPPLAEIDQIVQPSKVAMQNLEDDQKHLPPTTNGDRPSYDGYNWRKYGQKQVKGSEFPRSYYKCTHPNCPVKKKVERSLDGQIAEIVYKGEHNHSKPQPPKRNSSGAQAQGFVLDGTGQDTSKTLNNNTNERNEGSEGGVENLNDIGLSSHSTYAGKAQLSYDPVSTGAPNAGVGNSENSCGLSGDCEEGSKEADDDEPNSKRRKSESQSNEAVASGEGVQEPRIVVQSSTDSEILGDGFRWRKYGQKVVKGNPYPRHVNYKC; from the exons ATGGAGATTAAAGAGGCTGAGAGGATAGTAATTGCTAAGCCAGTGGCTTCAAGACCAACTTGTTCCAGTTTTAGGTCCTTCTCAGAGCTCCTTGCAGGTGCCATCAATGCATCTCCCTCTAATGCATGCTCTGAGACAGCAGTTCCTGCCATTAGACCAAAAACAATGAGGTTCAAGCCAGTACTAAAACGTGCTCCAGTTGGGGTGGTTTCTTCCCAG GCTGAGATCACTGAAGCAGCTTGCTGTTCAGCGAATAAAGTTTTGAAACAAGACAGCAAATCCACTGTGGTGTACAAACCCTTGGCAAAGCTTGTATCTAAGACAACTGCTTCTTTCTTGGCTAATCTG GGTAATTCCAGTCATCAGCAAGCACTAGCACATGTTGAGGCCCTTGCTCAACATCCAAACGAAGATAAACACCATCTTGGAACCCACCTGACCTCTAATCGTCATCCTAATAATCCACCATTAGCAGAAATTGATCAAATAGTTCAGCCCTCAAAGGTTGCAATGCAGAATTTGGAAGATGATCAGAAACATTTGCCACCCACAACCAATGGGGATCGGCCTTCTTATGATGGTTATAATTGGAGGAAGTATGGGCAAAAGCAAGTTAAAGGAAGTGAGTTTCCACGAAGTTATTATAAATGCACTCACCCAAATTGTCCTGTGAAGAAGAAAGTGGAAAGATCACTTGATGGCCAGATAGCTGAAATTGTCTATAAGGGTGAGCACAACCATTCAAAGCCTCAGCCTCCCAAGAGAAATTCATCAGGGGCACAAGCGCAGGGATTTGTATTGGATGGGACTGGTCAAGATACAAGCAAGACATTAAATAACAATACCAATGAGAGGAATGAAGGCTCTGAAGGTGGAGTGGAAAATCTGAATGATATAGGATTATCTTCCCATTCAACTTATGCAGGAAAAGCTCAATTATCATACGATCCTGTTTCAACAGGGGCACCTAATGCTGGTGTTGGAAATTCTGAAAATTCATGTGGTCTTAGTGGAGACTGTGAGGAAGGAAGCAAAGAGGCAGATGATGATGAGCCCAACAGTAAGCGAAG GAAAAGTGAGAGTCAATCCAATGAAGCAGTCGCATCTGGGGAAGGTGTACAAGAGCCTCGCATTGTTGTGCAGAGTTCAACCGATTCTGAAATTTTAGGAGATGGTTTTCGCTGGAGAAAATATGGGCAGAAGGTTGTGAAAGGAAATCCATATCCCAG ACATGTTAATTATAAATGTTAA